A portion of the Mytilus galloprovincialis chromosome 12, xbMytGall1.hap1.1, whole genome shotgun sequence genome contains these proteins:
- the LOC143053781 gene encoding uncharacterized protein LOC143053781 isoform X2, giving the protein MVANFIAVGPMCLHTVGFPKLPKGRHVIHLMGVPDIFKKGTKRRNLKMNWILFPTDEGDMKAWLQAIKPTLPSPPSRPEHPRHSVNGNQVRPENPHHQSNGTQVTPENTQHLSNGNQVRQEIAPESSNGDQVNLYPTVNVVRYQPECQHIQQRDERTYVDIRRGVLLEGGAVPHGLGAYGPGMGWEWGWGWGPNPYGGFWGSWNNFGDSGGVNIDRIVDDLCKKSNNYGYDITDIMDFERGNFNNGVGDGCGGDADEGCCGDDCCGDGGGVGGAGTEEYTGGDCGCGC; this is encoded by the exons atggTTGCAAATTTCATTGCAGTTGGACCAATGTGTCTTCATACAGTTGGTTTCCCAAAGCTTCCAAAAGGCAGACATGTCATACATTTGATGGGTGTTCCTGATATCTTCAAAAAGGGGACTAAAAGAAGAAACCTTAAAATGAACTGGATTTTGTTCCCAACGGATGAGGGAGATATGAA GGCATGGCTTCAGGCTATTAAACCAACG CTGCCTTCTCCTCCTTCAAGACCAGAGCATCCTCGCCATTCAGTTAATGGAAATCAGGTTAGACCAGAGAACCCTCACCATCAAAGCAATGGTACTCAGGTTACACCAGAGAATACTCAGCATTTAAGCAACGGTAACCAGGTTAGACAAGAGATTGCTCCTGAATCAAGTAATGGTGACCAGGTTAACTTATACCCAACAGTTAATGTTGTACGAT ACCAACCTGAATGTCAACATATACAGCAAAGAGACGAACGAACCTATGTAGACATTCGAAGGG GTGTTCTACTGGAAGGAGGAGCAGTACCTCATGGTCTTGGTGCTTATGGGCCAGGTATGGGATGGGAATGGGGATGGGGATGGGGACCAAATCCCTACGGTGGATTTTGGGGAAGTTGGAACAACTTTGGTGACAGTGGCGGTGTGAACATCGATCGCATTGTCGACGACTTGTGTAAAAAAAGTAACAATTACGGCTATGATATAACAGATATTATGGATTTTGAAAGAGGAAACTTTAATAACGGTGTCGGTGATGGTTGTGGTGGTGATGCTGATGAAGGTTGTTGTGGAGATGATTGTTGTGGTGATGGAGGCGGAGTTGGTGGTGCAGGAACCGAAGAATACACTGGCGGAGATTGTGGTTGTGGGTGTTAA
- the LOC143053781 gene encoding uncharacterized protein LOC143053781 isoform X1, whose amino-acid sequence MEFCDPDPIRIKGGFFVNGWKDRYFKLYADSSLLWYHGNDDEHHKGGIRLKMVANFIAVGPMCLHTVGFPKLPKGRHVIHLMGVPDIFKKGTKRRNLKMNWILFPTDEGDMKAWLQAIKPTLPSPPSRPEHPRHSVNGNQVRPENPHHQSNGTQVTPENTQHLSNGNQVRQEIAPESSNGDQVNLYPTVNVVRYQPECQHIQQRDERTYVDIRRGVLLEGGAVPHGLGAYGPGMGWEWGWGWGPNPYGGFWGSWNNFGDSGGVNIDRIVDDLCKKSNNYGYDITDIMDFERGNFNNGVGDGCGGDADEGCCGDDCCGDGGGVGGAGTEEYTGGDCGCGC is encoded by the exons ATGGAGTTTTGTGATCCAGATCCAATACGGATTAAAg GAGGATTTTTCGTCAACGGATGGAAAGACCGTTATTTTAAGTTGTATGCCGACAGCAGTCTGTTATGGTACCATGGAAACGACGATGAGCACCACAAGGGTGGTATAAGGCTCAAG atggTTGCAAATTTCATTGCAGTTGGACCAATGTGTCTTCATACAGTTGGTTTCCCAAAGCTTCCAAAAGGCAGACATGTCATACATTTGATGGGTGTTCCTGATATCTTCAAAAAGGGGACTAAAAGAAGAAACCTTAAAATGAACTGGATTTTGTTCCCAACGGATGAGGGAGATATGAA GGCATGGCTTCAGGCTATTAAACCAACG CTGCCTTCTCCTCCTTCAAGACCAGAGCATCCTCGCCATTCAGTTAATGGAAATCAGGTTAGACCAGAGAACCCTCACCATCAAAGCAATGGTACTCAGGTTACACCAGAGAATACTCAGCATTTAAGCAACGGTAACCAGGTTAGACAAGAGATTGCTCCTGAATCAAGTAATGGTGACCAGGTTAACTTATACCCAACAGTTAATGTTGTACGAT ACCAACCTGAATGTCAACATATACAGCAAAGAGACGAACGAACCTATGTAGACATTCGAAGGG GTGTTCTACTGGAAGGAGGAGCAGTACCTCATGGTCTTGGTGCTTATGGGCCAGGTATGGGATGGGAATGGGGATGGGGATGGGGACCAAATCCCTACGGTGGATTTTGGGGAAGTTGGAACAACTTTGGTGACAGTGGCGGTGTGAACATCGATCGCATTGTCGACGACTTGTGTAAAAAAAGTAACAATTACGGCTATGATATAACAGATATTATGGATTTTGAAAGAGGAAACTTTAATAACGGTGTCGGTGATGGTTGTGGTGGTGATGCTGATGAAGGTTGTTGTGGAGATGATTGTTGTGGTGATGGAGGCGGAGTTGGTGGTGCAGGAACCGAAGAATACACTGGCGGAGATTGTGGTTGTGGGTGTTAA